A genomic segment from Balneola sp. encodes:
- a CDS encoding MBL fold metallo-hydrolase, which translates to MYWILKAQHKKRGRKTEMKVTRLYKVVGLILLFCVFGLGDVFAGHLVTSKKAPVRADSLSSSQIITRIQGGVALKIAGEERLYGTGYWKIELPNGGVGYIYKTHVRYKEEAMPGDTESEDGPATGFLQVHMINVGQADAIYIVCPDGKHQMVIDSGELNMGIRYPGSVKEFKNYIRSHQSINDPIELVVSSHPHSDHIAGMDWLLMNYEVDLYLDSGKENDKSATYESLEAMIIENEINRKQLTDIELPEIDFCSRSDVKVTILRPQGFDEEGMHINDYSIVIRMDYRSSSFLFTGDSEEELESKLLTDPSTAPLLDTDWLKVAHHGSETSTTEKFLEAVTPDIAAISSGGETIGTNGSEEDEAEGHLHPRMSTIENLLPYVSERSGIKTTLEAFNSSTKKWEQVTTKAAIYITNNDGDLVFLSDGDLIWKLGDKAN; encoded by the coding sequence ATGTACTGGATTTTAAAAGCACAGCACAAAAAGAGAGGGAGAAAAACAGAGATGAAAGTAACTAGACTCTATAAAGTTGTTGGGCTAATACTTCTCTTTTGCGTATTTGGATTAGGGGATGTATTCGCAGGTCATTTGGTGACTTCAAAGAAAGCACCAGTAAGAGCCGATTCTTTGAGTAGCTCTCAAATAATTACCAGAATCCAGGGAGGTGTAGCCTTAAAGATAGCTGGAGAAGAGCGATTATATGGAACGGGCTACTGGAAAATTGAGCTCCCAAATGGCGGGGTAGGGTATATCTACAAAACTCATGTAAGATATAAGGAAGAAGCAATGCCTGGAGATACAGAGAGTGAAGACGGTCCAGCAACCGGTTTTCTTCAGGTACATATGATTAATGTAGGTCAGGCGGATGCTATATATATAGTATGCCCGGATGGAAAGCATCAAATGGTGATTGATTCCGGGGAACTAAATATGGGAATTAGGTACCCAGGCTCGGTAAAAGAATTCAAAAATTATATACGAAGTCATCAAAGCATAAATGACCCTATTGAATTAGTTGTCTCCTCTCACCCACATTCGGACCATATAGCTGGTATGGATTGGTTGTTAATGAATTATGAAGTGGATTTATATCTGGATAGCGGAAAAGAGAATGATAAATCAGCTACTTATGAATCACTTGAAGCAATGATCATTGAAAACGAGATAAATCGTAAGCAATTAACAGATATCGAACTTCCTGAAATCGATTTTTGCAGTAGGAGTGATGTTAAAGTGACAATTTTACGACCTCAGGGCTTTGATGAAGAAGGAATGCATATCAATGACTATTCCATTGTGATAAGAATGGACTATAGAAGTTCTTCCTTTCTTTTTACTGGAGATAGTGAGGAAGAGCTGGAAAGCAAACTGCTAACAGATCCATCTACTGCTCCATTGCTAGATACAGATTGGCTGAAAGTAGCACATCATGGGTCTGAGACTTCAACTACAGAAAAGTTTTTAGAAGCTGTAACTCCAGATATTGCTGCTATTTCGAGTGGTGGAGAAACTATTGGGACAAATGGATCAGAAGAAGATGAAGCTGAAGGTCACCTACATCCAAGAATGAGTACAATTGAAAATTTACTTCCATATGTATCGGAGCGTTCTGGTATAAAAACCACACTTGAGGCTTTTAATTCCTCCACAAAAAAATGGGAACAAGTAACAACGAAAGCTGCCATTTATATCACAAACAATGATGGAGACCTGGTCTTCTTATCTGATGGGGATTTGATTTGGAAACTGGGAGATAAGGCTAATTAA
- a CDS encoding 6,7-dimethyl-8-ribityllumazine synthase, which translates to MNLIEGTTRPEGAKVGIVVSRWNSSITERMLEGALAALKGNGIKDEDILVARCPGSFEIPLTVQSLLDKGTFDGVIALGVVIRGGTPHFEYVCDAVTQGVLELNLRYQKPVAFGVLTTDDVQQAIERAGEKGNKGGEAALALLEMIDLQRKLNT; encoded by the coding sequence ATGAATCTTATTGAAGGAACAACAAGGCCGGAAGGTGCAAAAGTTGGAATAGTAGTATCAAGGTGGAATTCAAGTATTACTGAAAGGATGCTTGAGGGTGCTCTAGCAGCACTAAAGGGGAATGGGATAAAGGATGAAGATATACTTGTAGCTCGCTGTCCTGGTTCTTTTGAAATACCCTTAACTGTTCAATCATTATTAGATAAAGGTACTTTTGACGGAGTAATAGCATTGGGCGTAGTCATACGCGGAGGAACTCCACATTTCGAATATGTTTGTGATGCGGTAACACAAGGAGTACTAGAACTAAATCTTAGGTACCAAAAACCAGTGGCATTTGGTGTCCTTACTACTGATGATGTACAACAAGCTATAGAGCGTGCAGGAGAAAAGGGGAACAAAGGAGGAGAGGCTGCACTAGCACTATTAGAAATGATAGATCTTCAACGAAAGCTTAATACTTAA
- a CDS encoding S41 family peptidase — protein MRNLMRRSLWLLLAMLIPANTYGFQEQDVYFLIKKNFSIFSKAYENIALEYVDQVNPELLMRNGMQAMLETLDPYTVFYNESQNEQAEIFSRSNYAGIGIEAGFRDGEVVIVAPTEGGPSERKGIRAGDVILSIDGVSTEGLLPEEVQNLTMGEIGSSVTLVITRFGVDQPIEFEITRESIEVPNVTHFTNLGNDGEVGYIRLAQFGMNSASEIREALNQVSSERELQGLILDLRDNPGGILQEAVAIVDKFVEPGLTVVETRGRIAEYNQAYNTSEPVLFDKPIVVLMNGGSASASEVVSGALQDLDRAVILGETSFGKGLVQIVKPMPYNTSMKITISRYFTPSGRSIQSVDYTHQSRNSSISRAETANRIFRTRNGREVKEGRGIEPDVISTGEIPGLLEVSLLQQGHYFDFATKYEAENPSFNEPELPASVFEDFKEFLVDQEFDYITDSELLLAELKGKHQETEIRSNIDAIQNIIDDQKATEFEEAESRIKKILYLELISRFKGQNAEKDAALLLDDQIMEALNVLSSPKNISGILNGEG, from the coding sequence ATGAGAAATTTGATGAGAAGAAGTTTATGGCTTTTGCTAGCTATGTTAATACCTGCTAATACCTATGGGTTTCAAGAGCAGGATGTCTATTTCCTCATCAAAAAAAACTTCTCCATATTCAGTAAAGCTTATGAGAACATAGCTCTTGAATACGTTGATCAGGTAAATCCTGAGCTGCTGATGCGTAACGGAATGCAGGCTATGCTTGAGACACTTGATCCATACACTGTGTTCTATAACGAATCCCAAAACGAACAAGCTGAGATTTTTTCTAGAAGCAACTATGCTGGGATTGGTATCGAAGCTGGCTTTAGGGATGGAGAAGTAGTAATTGTAGCTCCTACCGAGGGTGGACCCTCTGAACGAAAAGGTATTAGAGCAGGAGATGTCATTCTATCTATTGATGGTGTTTCTACCGAAGGACTATTACCCGAAGAAGTTCAAAACCTTACAATGGGAGAGATAGGATCCAGTGTTACACTTGTAATCACCCGTTTCGGTGTAGACCAGCCTATTGAATTCGAGATAACCCGAGAAAGCATTGAAGTACCCAACGTTACACATTTTACGAATTTAGGTAATGACGGAGAGGTTGGATATATACGTCTCGCTCAATTTGGAATGAATTCGGCAAGTGAAATTCGTGAAGCTTTAAACCAGGTCTCATCGGAAAGAGAACTGCAAGGGTTAATTCTGGATTTAAGAGATAATCCCGGGGGAATTCTACAAGAAGCAGTCGCTATCGTTGATAAATTTGTTGAGCCAGGACTTACCGTAGTAGAAACCAGAGGAAGAATAGCGGAATATAATCAAGCATATAATACAAGCGAGCCTGTACTTTTTGATAAACCTATTGTTGTTCTCATGAATGGAGGCAGTGCGAGTGCATCAGAAGTGGTTTCGGGGGCACTTCAGGATTTAGATCGGGCAGTGATATTGGGAGAAACAAGTTTTGGTAAAGGATTGGTGCAGATAGTAAAACCAATGCCTTACAATACTTCAATGAAGATTACTATATCACGGTATTTTACTCCTAGTGGAAGGAGTATTCAATCTGTTGATTATACTCATCAATCCAGAAATTCTTCCATTTCGCGAGCTGAAACTGCGAATCGCATCTTTAGGACAAGAAATGGTCGCGAAGTAAAAGAAGGAAGAGGCATTGAACCTGATGTAATATCCACTGGTGAAATTCCCGGTTTACTAGAAGTATCGTTGCTCCAACAAGGACACTACTTTGATTTTGCAACAAAATATGAAGCTGAAAATCCGTCTTTCAATGAGCCTGAATTACCAGCATCAGTTTTTGAGGATTTCAAAGAGTTTTTAGTTGATCAAGAATTCGACTACATAACTGATTCAGAACTACTATTGGCCGAGCTCAAAGGGAAACACCAAGAAACAGAGATCAGGTCAAATATCGATGCTATTCAAAATATTATTGACGATCAGAAGGCTACCGAGTTTGAGGAAGCTGAGTCGAGAATAAAGAAAATTCTTTATCTCGAGCTGATTTCCCGATTTAAAGGTCAAAACGCAGAAAAAGACGCAGCCCTGCTTCTTGATGATCAAATAATGGAAGCATTAAATGTGCTTTCAAGCCCAAAAAATATTTCGGGTATTTTGAACGGTGAAGGGTAA
- a CDS encoding NAD+ synthase yields the protein MKIRLEQINPTIGDLIGNQALVLDAIKKAEADQIDILLIPELVTCGYPPMDLLERKVFRELCYEITQEIISRTKKTAVIFGSLTENLTGVGRPCFNSAIVAQNGSEIARTHKALLPTYDVFDDLRYFEPGTEFEPILIHGIPFGITVCEDIWFNDNEIQYHTYAVNPAEILAQKGARAIINISASPFTKRKPESRVGMLQKHARELGLPLFYVNQVGANTELIFDGDSLALDETGFIVTRDERFKSTFVDVEYNPKTQTLDAGKYAECERTIPNPIETMFHGLVLGVRDYLRKSKLGEKVTLGLSGGIDSALVCAIAAEAVGAENVLAVTMPSKFSSEGSVSDSEQLASNLGIELETIPIHPIFDAYRTQLNPLFEGTSFNVAEENLQSRTRGDLLMAISNKFGHMLLNTGNKSETAVGYCTLYGDMAGGLGVISDLYKTEVYAMCKWLNEEYYQREVIPNTIIEKEPSAELRFDQKDSDSLPEYGTLDAVLKYYLEDQLSREEIIVKGFKEEVVDRTLHLVDRNEHKRYQAAPGLKISAKAFGSGRRWPIVQQWTGQEKILQNHGKLSADKNV from the coding sequence ATGAAAATTCGCCTGGAACAAATTAATCCAACCATTGGAGATCTGATTGGCAATCAAGCCCTCGTGCTTGATGCCATTAAAAAGGCCGAAGCAGATCAGATCGATATCTTGCTTATTCCCGAATTGGTGACCTGCGGCTACCCACCTATGGATTTGCTTGAGCGAAAGGTTTTCAGAGAGCTGTGTTATGAGATAACACAGGAGATTATTTCCAGGACCAAAAAAACAGCAGTCATTTTCGGTTCTCTAACTGAAAACCTGACTGGGGTTGGTCGCCCGTGCTTTAATTCGGCTATTGTTGCTCAAAATGGCAGCGAAATTGCTCGTACTCATAAAGCACTCCTACCTACCTACGATGTATTCGATGATTTAAGATATTTTGAGCCTGGTACTGAATTTGAGCCAATTTTAATTCACGGAATTCCTTTTGGAATCACTGTATGTGAGGATATTTGGTTCAACGACAATGAGATACAATATCATACCTATGCGGTCAATCCTGCTGAGATATTAGCTCAAAAAGGAGCCAGGGCAATTATCAACATTTCGGCATCTCCGTTCACAAAAAGGAAACCGGAAAGCAGGGTAGGAATGCTCCAGAAACACGCCCGTGAATTAGGCTTGCCTCTTTTTTATGTAAACCAGGTAGGAGCAAATACGGAATTAATTTTTGATGGAGATTCCCTGGCCCTGGATGAAACCGGATTTATAGTTACAAGAGATGAGCGTTTCAAATCCACCTTTGTAGATGTAGAATATAATCCGAAAACCCAAACACTGGACGCTGGAAAGTACGCAGAATGCGAACGTACAATCCCAAATCCTATAGAGACCATGTTTCATGGGTTAGTTCTGGGTGTTAGAGATTACCTTAGAAAATCAAAACTTGGTGAAAAGGTTACTCTGGGATTGAGCGGTGGTATTGATTCAGCACTCGTTTGTGCCATCGCTGCTGAAGCAGTGGGTGCTGAAAATGTATTGGCAGTGACTATGCCATCGAAATTTTCAAGTGAAGGAAGTGTCTCCGATTCCGAACAACTAGCCTCAAACCTGGGGATAGAGCTGGAAACCATTCCAATACATCCCATATTTGATGCGTACAGAACTCAACTTAATCCATTATTTGAAGGCACCTCTTTTAATGTAGCTGAGGAGAACCTGCAAAGCCGTACACGCGGTGATTTGTTGATGGCTATATCCAATAAATTTGGACATATGCTTTTGAACACAGGTAATAAATCGGAAACAGCCGTTGGATATTGCACCCTGTATGGAGATATGGCCGGAGGACTCGGTGTGATCTCAGATCTTTACAAAACGGAAGTGTATGCCATGTGTAAATGGTTGAACGAAGAATATTATCAGCGTGAAGTAATACCTAATACTATCATCGAAAAAGAACCCAGCGCTGAGTTAAGATTTGATCAAAAAGATTCAGATTCTTTACCGGAATACGGAACATTAGATGCTGTTTTGAAATATTACCTGGAGGATCAGCTATCAAGAGAGGAAATCATTGTAAAGGGTTTTAAGGAAGAAGTTGTGGATCGGACTCTTCATTTAGTAGATCGAAATGAACATAAACGGTACCAGGCTGCTCCGGGCCTAAAAATTTCAGCAAAAGCATTTGGATCTGGTAGAAGATGGCCTATTGTTCAGCAATGGACAGGTCAGGAGAAGATTTTACAAAATCATGGAAAACTATCTGCTGATAAGAACGTCTAA
- a CDS encoding LysM peptidoglycan-binding domain-containing protein, with product MKKQLIVISFSILMLGTTLSWAQDSTASVKNKEMPQRLLPYSNSMEGFQTQDGLNETPTLAPLDGFQKDVISRVSDIYKMYIMALDAQVAEDAVLTEKYINDAVEASQGLLDDYPEIRSDRRFSELSRIVVSEYRQFYGITDSESEPQGEIFAIQEDFLEDETLLSDNFEFPNDVSIQNTAVPLVQNAQVNRHLVYYTLRRPEVMETWRERAEVYKPMMDEIFAEEGLPPELVYLSFIESGINPTARSWASAVGMWQFIAATGRVYGLEINWWVDERRDPEKATRAAARHLKDLHNIWGDWHLAMANYNISPRGLNRAIRRAGGEKDYWAAYPYLPRETRGYVPGFIATTMINMSPEEFGFQKNYGKDPYSYDVVEVDGLMPLEEMAKIIGITTQELKDYNPELLRWATPPGNKYALKIPTGKKAEFLASYDDIPKENANQSITMHTVRSGESIGLIARKYGTTVSGIYATNENLSNIIYPGQVLAVPLPNGSTSQLSVNRPTNQRSGTTTTRSTSTSSSVPANSTKLTYKVKTGDTVGHIAEWYDVRAWNIRTWNNIGNTIRVGQNLSIYVPNSRKDHYTQIDKLSFREKQDLETKQKRGENIFLASSTTTNDNGSVTYVVKQNDTLSEIAESHGVSTSQIRRLNNISGSRIYVGQSLRIK from the coding sequence ATGAAAAAGCAGCTAATCGTTATTAGTTTTTCTATTCTCATGTTAGGCACCACACTAAGTTGGGCGCAGGACTCAACAGCTTCCGTTAAAAATAAGGAGATGCCCCAGAGGCTTTTACCTTACTCTAATTCGATGGAAGGCTTTCAAACCCAGGACGGATTAAACGAGACCCCAACTCTAGCTCCACTAGATGGATTTCAAAAAGATGTTATCAGCAGGGTATCCGATATTTATAAAATGTACATCATGGCACTTGATGCACAGGTGGCTGAAGATGCCGTTTTAACTGAAAAATATATTAATGATGCTGTAGAGGCTTCTCAGGGTCTATTGGACGATTACCCTGAAATTCGCTCCGATCGCAGGTTTAGTGAATTATCCAGAATTGTAGTTTCAGAATACCGTCAGTTCTATGGAATAACAGATTCAGAAAGTGAGCCTCAGGGTGAGATTTTCGCAATTCAGGAGGATTTTTTGGAGGACGAAACTCTGCTATCTGATAATTTTGAGTTTCCGAATGATGTTTCCATTCAAAATACAGCAGTTCCTCTGGTACAGAATGCTCAGGTCAATCGGCACCTGGTTTACTATACACTCAGAAGACCGGAGGTTATGGAAACCTGGAGAGAACGAGCTGAAGTATATAAACCAATGATGGATGAGATTTTTGCTGAAGAAGGTTTGCCACCAGAGCTTGTTTATCTGTCATTTATAGAAAGTGGAATTAACCCCACAGCGAGAAGCTGGGCCTCAGCAGTTGGTATGTGGCAATTTATTGCGGCTACGGGCAGGGTTTATGGATTAGAAATTAACTGGTGGGTAGATGAGCGGAGAGATCCCGAAAAAGCTACAAGAGCTGCTGCACGTCACCTTAAAGACTTACATAATATTTGGGGAGACTGGCATCTGGCTATGGCAAATTACAACATTAGTCCCCGTGGATTGAACAGAGCAATTCGAAGAGCTGGTGGAGAGAAAGATTATTGGGCTGCATATCCATATCTGCCAAGAGAAACTCGTGGATATGTTCCTGGTTTCATAGCTACAACAATGATTAATATGAGTCCTGAGGAATTTGGCTTCCAAAAGAATTACGGCAAAGATCCGTACTCATATGATGTAGTCGAAGTTGATGGGTTGATGCCTCTTGAGGAGATGGCTAAAATTATTGGAATCACTACTCAGGAACTGAAAGATTACAACCCGGAATTATTAAGATGGGCGACCCCTCCGGGAAATAAATATGCATTAAAAATCCCAACAGGTAAAAAAGCGGAGTTCCTAGCTTCTTATGATGACATTCCAAAAGAGAATGCCAATCAAAGTATAACCATGCATACTGTTAGAAGCGGAGAATCTATTGGATTAATAGCAAGAAAGTACGGAACCACTGTAAGTGGTATTTATGCAACCAATGAGAATCTATCGAACATCATTTATCCGGGGCAGGTATTGGCAGTTCCGCTACCAAACGGAAGTACTTCACAACTATCTGTAAATAGGCCAACCAACCAAAGAAGTGGTACTACAACCACAAGGTCTACCAGCACAAGCAGTAGTGTTCCTGCAAATTCAACGAAACTTACTTATAAAGTAAAAACCGGAGATACTGTTGGTCATATTGCAGAATGGTATGATGTGAGAGCCTGGAATATTCGAACCTGGAACAATATTGGAAATACTATTCGGGTAGGTCAAAACCTGTCTATCTATGTACCTAATTCCAGGAAAGACCACTATACGCAAATAGATAAACTCTCATTCAGAGAGAAGCAGGATTTAGAGACCAAGCAAAAAAGAGGAGAAAATATCTTCTTGGCTTCTTCTACTACAACCAATGACAATGGATCGGTTACTTACGTCGTTAAGCAAAACGACACACTTAGCGAAATCGCTGAATCACATGGAGTGAGTACCTCACAAATCCGAAGATTAAATAATATTTCCGGTTCGAGGATTTATGTAGGTCAATCCCTCCGGATAAAATAG
- a CDS encoding isoprenyl transferase, with amino-acid sequence MKELTLTKKEQSQEDKARQLLLKENGEIPEHIAIIMDGNGRWAKSNGSVRLHGHKVGVDSVRDITEACAQLGVQYLTLYAFSTENWGRPSVEVRGLMRLLVSSLRKEADNLHENDIQLVTIGQMDRFPQDCQKELQEAIELTKNNNRLQLCLALSYSGRWDITQAVKKIAAHVNEGRLDPELINDQMISDHLSTASIPDPDLIIRTSGEYRISNFLLWQLAYSELYITQHYWPDFRRNELYEAITSYQKRDRRFGKLDIAKDEKGSSSRLLKN; translated from the coding sequence TTGAAAGAGCTCACTCTTACTAAAAAAGAACAGTCCCAGGAAGACAAAGCCAGACAACTCCTTTTAAAGGAAAATGGAGAAATTCCGGAGCATATTGCCATCATCATGGATGGTAATGGCAGGTGGGCTAAAAGTAACGGAAGTGTTAGGCTTCATGGCCATAAAGTCGGGGTCGATTCTGTAAGAGATATTACTGAAGCATGTGCGCAATTAGGAGTCCAATATCTTACCCTTTATGCATTTTCTACTGAAAATTGGGGAAGGCCATCGGTTGAAGTAAGGGGGCTAATGCGTTTATTAGTTTCCTCACTAAGGAAAGAAGCAGACAACTTGCACGAAAATGATATCCAGCTTGTAACAATTGGGCAGATGGATAGATTTCCTCAAGACTGCCAGAAAGAGCTTCAGGAAGCCATTGAATTAACCAAAAACAACAACAGGCTTCAATTGTGCTTAGCACTTAGTTACTCAGGTAGATGGGATATCACTCAGGCAGTTAAGAAAATAGCTGCTCATGTAAATGAAGGGCGATTAGATCCCGAACTGATTAATGACCAAATGATTAGTGATCACCTTTCAACTGCAAGTATTCCGGATCCTGATTTGATTATCCGCACTAGTGGCGAATATCGGATTAGTAATTTTTTACTATGGCAACTTGCGTATTCCGAATTATACATAACACAACACTATTGGCCTGATTTTCGACGTAACGAGCTTTACGAAGCAATCACTTCCTACCAAAAACGAGATCGGCGTTTTGGGAAATTAGACATTGCAAAAGACGAAAAGGGTAGCTCATCCCGTTTACTCAAAAATTGA
- a CDS encoding PHP domain-containing protein — MLPKADLHIHTTFSDGKLDPVEAVEIAVEKKLSALSITDHDTYEGYFAAKERADELGIQLIPGVEITSSYKNRESHILAYFFNTDTQFFADFFISQRIERRNRIKGIIQRLNGIGLIVDYDEVRAEANGANIGRPHLAKVLVNKGYARNHHDAFDRYLSTEKLGEINQNYPEVSRVIETIRSIGGAAVLAHPAKFYSEKEIEEFIKLGIDGIECIHPSHNFTLQKKYTAICEKNALLITGGSDYHGGKEMAKRHLGVVSVALKHVDKMNRMCEQRKQIVELKN; from the coding sequence ATGCTCCCAAAAGCAGATCTACACATTCACACAACTTTTTCTGATGGGAAGTTAGATCCGGTTGAGGCAGTAGAAATCGCAGTAGAAAAGAAGCTTTCTGCGCTATCTATTACCGATCATGATACTTATGAAGGGTATTTTGCTGCTAAAGAAAGAGCCGATGAACTAGGTATACAATTAATTCCAGGGGTTGAAATAACCAGTTCTTATAAAAATCGTGAATCTCACATCCTGGCCTATTTTTTTAATACAGATACCCAATTCTTCGCCGATTTTTTTATTTCGCAGCGAATTGAACGGAGGAATCGAATTAAAGGAATTATTCAAAGACTAAATGGTATCGGGCTAATTGTGGATTATGATGAAGTAAGAGCGGAGGCGAACGGAGCCAATATAGGCCGCCCTCACCTGGCCAAGGTTTTAGTTAATAAAGGATATGCCAGAAATCATCATGATGCATTTGATAGGTATTTAAGTACTGAAAAACTTGGTGAAATCAACCAAAACTACCCTGAGGTATCTAGAGTTATTGAAACTATTCGAAGCATAGGCGGTGCTGCAGTGCTGGCACACCCAGCTAAATTTTACTCTGAAAAGGAAATCGAAGAATTTATCAAGTTGGGTATTGATGGCATAGAATGTATTCACCCAAGCCATAATTTTACACTTCAAAAAAAGTACACCGCTATATGCGAAAAGAACGCATTGCTTATTACAGGAGGCAGTGATTATCATGGCGGAAAGGAAATGGCAAAAAGACATTTAGGCGTGGTATCAGTTGCTCTAAAGCATGTTGATAAGATGAATAGAATGTGTGAGCAGAGAAAGCAAATTGTAGAACTAAAAAACTAA